One Scomber scombrus chromosome 4, fScoSco1.1, whole genome shotgun sequence genomic region harbors:
- the LOC133979072 gene encoding UDP-glucuronosyltransferase 2B17-like translates to MIQFRLMTMAALLCSLLSADGGKVLVFPADGSHWVNMKVLIQELHSRGHNITVIKPKTSGYIKAESHQYQSITLDVVPGFDVNEMNNFATKMMQLLREFHISGLAYIKAGDEFMKMVDNIHKAVVDKMQKIFEDAKLMQFFQEAEYDVLLTDPCFGGGVLLAHRLGLPLVFNVRWTILEDGHYTVAPSPLSYVPIVGSELTDKMSFWQRVKNVFFSLMVLYNRNMIKEPHYTPFVHRHFGPDVHYDELVQAADIWLMRTDFTFEFPRPTMPNVVYMGGFQCKPSKVLPQDLKDFVQSSAEHGVIIMSLGTLVGNLPEDIAEDVAAAFAQLPQKVIWRHTGKRPSTLGNNTLLVDWLPQNDLLGHPKTRLFVAHGGTNGLQEAIYHGVPIVGLPLVFDQRDNLFRMRAKGVARVLDIGTLNKDNFLEVLKVVLYEPSYRKNIQELSRLHRDQPMKPLDRAMFWIEFVMRHKGAAHLKTNSYKMSWIQYHCIDVITLLLASVTLMSLICILTVKCLWCKVFGGKKNNPK, encoded by the coding sequence ATGATCCAGTTCAGACTGATGACAATGGCTGCACTACTCTGCTCTCTTCTCAGTGCCGATGGAGGGAAAGTCCTTGTTTTCCCTGCGGATGGAAGCCACTGGGTCAACATGAAGGTCCTCATCCAAGAGCTCCACTCCAGAGGTCACAACATCACAGTGATCAAACCCAAAACCAGTGGGTACATCAAAGCAGAGTCCCATCAGTACCAGTCAATCACCCTCGATGTTGTTCCTGGATTTGATGTGAACGAAATGAATAATTTCGCAACAAAAATGATGCAGCTCCTACGTGAGTTCCACATTTCAGGTTTAGCTTACATCAAAGCTGGAGATGAGTTTATGAAGATGGTAGATAATATTCACAAAGCTGTGGTTGATAAAATGCAAAAGATTTTTGAGGATGCTAAACTGATGCAGTTCTTCCAAGAGGCCGAATATGATGTTCTTCTGACTGACCCTTGCTTCGGTGGAGGGGTTCTTCTGGCTCATCGGTTGGGTCTGCCTCTGGTCTTCAATGTACGATGGACAATCCTGGAAGATGGACATTACACAGTTGCCCCCTCACCTCTCTCATATGTTCCCATAGTAGGCAGTGAACTGACTGATAAGATGAGTTTTTGGCAAagggtgaaaaatgtttttttctcattaatggTACTTTATAACCGCAATATGATAAAAGAGCCTCACTACACACCATTTGTCCACCGTCACTTTGGTCCTGATGTCCACTATGATGAGCTCGTTCAGGCAGCAGATATTTGGCTGATGAGAACTGACTTCACCTTTGAGTTCCCTCGTCCCACCATGCCTAACGTTGTGTACATGGGTGGGTTTCAGTGTAAACCGTCCAAAGTGCTTCCTCAAGATCTGAAGGACTTTGTCCAGAGCTCTGCGGAGCACGGTGTCATTATTATGAGTTTGGGGACCTTGGTGGGGAATCTCCCTGAGGATATAGCAGAAGATGTGGCTGCTGCTTTTGCACAGTTACCTCAGAAAGTCATCTGGAGGCATACTGGAAAGAGACCATCCACCCTGGGAAACAACACCTTGCTGGTGGACTGGCTGCCGCAGAATGACCTCTTAGGACACCCAAAGACAAGATTGTTTGTGGCCCACGGAGGCACCAACGGACTTCAAGAGGCCATCTACCATGGAGTTCCCATCGTCGGCCTTCCTCTGGTGTTTGATCAGCGCGATAACCTGTTCAGAATGAGAGCTAAGGGCGTTGCCAGAGTGCTGGACATCGGCACATTGAACAAAGACAACTTCCTGGAGGTGTTGAAAGTGGTGCTTTACGAGCCGTCCTACAGGAAGAACATTCAGGAGCTCTCCAGGCTGCACAGAGACCAGCCCATGAAGCCTCTGGACCGAGCCATGTTCTGGATCGAGTTTGTCATGAGACACAAGGGTGCTGCTCACTTAAAGACCAACTCCTACAAGATGTCCTGGATTCAGTACCACTGCATAGATGTAATCACACTGTTGCTAGCGTCAGTCACGCTGATGTCACTGATTTGTATTTTAACAGTGAAATGTTTGTGGTGTAAAGTgtttggtgggaaaaaaaacaacccaaaataA
- the LOC133979409 gene encoding zinc-binding protein A33-like, with the protein MAEKIALVENLLSCHVCSETFRDPMSLNCSHSFCSSCLQTFWEQAKNKNCPICKRKSSKDPEVNFALKKLADSFAGRQKAGSSETEKGEKMVEVVCSKHQEDPTLFCEDEQRAVCPVCDLTHQKDHKVVPVEQVVSDLKDQLKSDLKSLQDKRGKYNQVKETYKEMIEYTKKQLLSTEKQIRAEFNKLQQFLKEEEKSRLAALGEDGKQKRKTMSREMKMIQDQISSLYKPTQTRARAESSLSDSQLVSGALIDVAKHLGNLSFRVWEKMKEKVHFSPVILDPNTADPRLHLSDDLTSVRKGDAKEQLPDNPERHTNYCNVLGSEGFSSGKHSWEVEVGDNPGWFVGLAKESADRKRACSASPDSGIWCLEYRRGKYTDGSGKTVTKKKSLQKIRVKLNYDRGEVSFYDPEDKTHIYTHRDNFTEKLFPYFSIEDSRDAENIDIKICQTET; encoded by the exons atggCTGAGAAAATTGCTCTTGTTGAAAACTTACTGAGCTGCCATGTATGTTCAGAGACTTTCAGAGATCCTATGTCTCTGAACtgcagccacagcttctgttCAAGCTGTCTGCAAACATTCTGGgaacaagctaaaaacaaaaactgtcccatttgtaaaagaaaatcttcAAAAGATCCAGAAGTGAACTTTGCACTGAAGAAACTAGCTGACTCGTTTGCCGGGAGACAGAAAGCTGGATcatctgagacagaaaaaggagaaaagatggtGGAGGTGGTGTGTAGCAAACACCAAGAAGATCCTACATTGTTCTGTGAGGATgaacagagagctgtgtgtccTGTCTGTGATTTAACTCACCAAAAAGATCACAAGGTGGTTCCTGTAGAACAAGTAGTCAGTGACCTGAAGGACCAGCTGAAATCTGACTTAAAGTCTCTACAAGACAAGAGGGGCAAATACAATCAAGTGAAGGAAACATACAAGGAAATGATTGAATACACCAAGAAGCAGCTGTTGTCCACAGAGAAGCAGATCAGAGCAGAGTTCAACAAGCTCCAACAGTtcctgaaagaggaagagaagtcCAGACTGGCAGCTCTGGGGGAGGATGGGAAACAGAAAAGGAAGACtatgagcagagagatgaagatgaTTCAGGATcagatctcctctct TTATAAACCCACTcagaccagagccagagccGAGAGCTCACTGTCAGATTCACAGCTGGTCTCAGGAGCGCTGATAGATGTGGCCAAACACCTGGGAAACCTGTCCTTCAGAGtctgggagaagatgaaggagaaggtcCACTTCAGTCCTGTTATTCTGGACCCAAACACTGCAGACCCCCGTCTCCATCTTTCTGatgatctgaccagtgtgagaaAAGGAGACGCAAAGGAGCAGCTCCCTGATAATCCAGAGAGACATACTAATTATTGCAATGTTCTGGGCTCTGAGGGCTTCAGCTCAGGGAAACATagctgggaggtggaggtgggagacAATCCTGGTTGGTTTGTGGGTTTGGCTAAAGAGTcagcagacaggaagagagcgTGTTCTGCCTCACCAGATTCAGGAATCTGGTGTTTAGAATATCGCAGAGGAAAATACACTGATGGTTCTGGTAAGACTGTCACAAAGAAGAAGAGTCTCCAGAAGATCAGAGTCAAGCTGAACTATGACAGGGGGGAGGTCTCCTTCTACGACCCTGAAGACAAGACTCACATCTACACCCACAGAGACAatttcactgagaaactcttcCCTTATTTCAGTATTGAAGATTCTCGGGATGCTGAAAACATTGATATCAAAATCTGTCAAACTGAGACTTAA
- the LOC133979410 gene encoding zinc-binding protein A33-like has translation MAEKDALLRGYLSCHVCSETFRDPVSLSCSHSFCSSCLQKFWEQAKYKNCPICKRKSSKEDPGVNFSLKELADSFAGRQEDGSSETEKEEKKVEVVCSKHEEEPTFFCKDEQRAVCPVCEVSLHHGHKVVPVEEAVSDLKDQLRSDLKPLQDKKDTCKQVEKTYNEMIQHSMKQLLSTEKQIRAVFNKLHQFLREEEESRLAALKEEEEQKGKTMSREMKTIEEQISSLSDSISAVEEDLQKHNVSFLSSYKTTQTRARAQSSLSDPQLVSGALIDEAKHLGNLSFRVWEKMKEKVHFSPVILDPNTAHPRLCMSDDLTSVRFGDTRQQLPDNPERHTKFANVLGSEGFSSGKHSWEVEVGDHPVWTVGLAKESVDRKGKIFASPEYGIWCLLHRSGKYTDGSGKTVTEKKSLQRIRVQLDYDRGEVSFYDPEDKTHIYTHRDTFTKKIFPYFSIGPAGNAKTIDMKICQTDI, from the coding sequence ATGGCTGAGAAAGATGCTCTTCTCAGAGGTTATCTGAGCTGCcatgtgtgttcagagactttcagagatcctgtgtctctgagctgcagccacAGTTTCTGTTCAAGCTGTCTGCAAAAATTCTGGGAACAAGCTAAATACAAAAACTGTcccatttgtaaaagaaaatcttcAAAAGAAGATCCTGGGGTGAACTTTTCACTGAAGGAACTAGCTGACTCATTTGCCGGGAGACAGGAAGATGGATcatctgagacagaaaaagaagaaaagaaggtggaggtggtgtgtagcaaacatgaagaagagcctacatttttttgtaaagatgaacagagagctgtgtgtccTGTCTGTGAGGTTTCTCTCCACCACGGTCACAAAGTGGTTCCTGTAGAAGAAGCAGTCAGTGACCTGAAGGACCAGCTGAGATCTGACTTAAAGCCTCTACAGGACAAGAAAGACACATGCAAACAAGTggagaaaacatacaatgaaatgattcaacACTCCATGAAGCAGCTGTTGTCCACAGAGAAGCAGATCAGAGCAGTATTCAACAAGCTCCACCAGTtcctgagagaggaagaggagtccagactggcagctctgaaggaggaagaggagcagaaggggaagactatgagcagagagatgaagacaATTGAGGAGcagatctcctctctgtcagacagtatctctgctgttgaagaagacctgcagaaacacaacgtGTCATTCCTCAGCAGTTATAAAACCACTcagaccagagccagagcccagaGCTCACTGTCAGATCCACAGCTGGTCTCAGGAGCGCTGATAGATgaggccaaacacctgggcaacctgtccttcagagtctgggagaagatgaaggagaaggtccacttcagtcctgtcatactgGACCCAAACACTGCACATCCCAGACTCTGTATGTCTGatgatctgaccagtgtgagatTTGGAGACACAAGACAGCAGCTCCCTGATAATCCAGAGAGACATACTAAGTTTGCCAATGTTCTGGGCTCTGAGGGCTTCAGCTCAGGGAAACACagctgggaggtggaggtgggagacCATCCTGTCTGGACTGTGGGTTTGGCTAAAGAGTCAGTtgacaggaaaggaaagatatTTGCTTCACCAGAATATGGAATCTGGTGTTTACTGCATCGTAGTGGAAAATACACTGATGGTTCTGGTAAGACtgtcacagagaagaagagtctccagaggatcagagtCCAGCTGGACTATGACAGGGGGGAGGTGTCCTTCTACGACCCTGAAGACAAGACTCACATCtacactcacagagacactttcactAAGAAAATTTTCCCTTATTTCAGTATTGGACCAGCTGGTAATGCAAAAACCATTGATATGAAAATCTGTCAAACTGACATTTAA